From Candidatus Gastranaerophilales bacterium:
GATTATTGTTTACACTAACATTGGCAGGATTATATGATGACGGACTGGCAAAAGCACTATAGGTTTGGGAATTAAAGTTGATTTGATTTTTAAATGTTAAAATGGACTGTTGAAAACAATTTTTACCTGATGCAGAACTAATCATATTTTCCTCCGAGTACAAACATGCTGTAATGAAACTTGTAATAAACTTTTTTTGATACATTTTTATTAGTTAGTTAACAAAAATTAACAATTCCCCGTAACTTTAAAATAATTAGCAATCACAAGTATTATTACTTCTTGCCGTAGCAAGACTTAATAATAAAAATATTTTAATTAAACGGTATAATGAAATTTTCCGCTTAACTTATAAATAATTATTATAAAAAGTACACTAATTAATAATTGTAGACCATGTTAATACTACCATGAGTTAGTAATTATGCAATAATGTAAAATTATCCTAACGGCTAATTTACACCATCGATGTCGATTAATTTCGCAAGGGTTTTTGTGTCACCTTTGAGCTTAAAATATTCTTTAAACTTTTCTGTTGTCTTCAAATTATAAGACCGCCCGTTTTTATCACGCTTACGGGAAATCAAGCCTTTATCCAAAAGTTCATGGATATGCTCGTACGCCGTTTGACCTCTAAGCTCTCTGACATAAGTCTGTCTCACGGGTTCTTTAAGAGCGATTATAGAAAGGGTTTTAACTACTGCTTGCGATAACTCAACAGGGGCAAGTTTTTCTACTATAGGCATATACTCTTCTCTGACCTGCAAAATGTAGCCGTCCTCATCATCAATTTCAAGCGCACCTTCTCTTGATGAGTAATCCATAATCAAATCAAGCAAAGCTTCTTCAATATCATCAATATTTTCAC
This genomic window contains:
- the scpB gene encoding SMC-Scp complex subunit ScpB; this encodes MSLKSKIETVLFVTAKAISADEIAGILGENIDDIEEALLDLIMDYSSREGALEIDDEDGYILQVREEYMPIVEKLAPVELSQAVVKTLSIIALKEPVRQTYVRELRGQTAYEHIHELLDKGLISRKRDKNGRSYNLKTTEKFKEYFKLKGDTKTLAKLIDIDGVN